Genomic segment of Hymenobacter aquaticus:
GGCTCGTAGGCAGCAAAGGCGCCGTCGTGGTTGATGACGTGGGTGTAGAGCCCAAAAACGAACGGGGAATGCAACCCATGTGCATTCCCCGAGCGGAGTAAAAATCGGATGTAACGGAAAGCCTGGAACAGCAAGAATCGGTGCTTAGTGCCTGGTATATAGTGCTTGGCAAGCTGGGAGTCACCGTTCGAGCCAGGCACCAGGCACCAGGCTCAAAGCACTAAAAATCTAGTTCAGGCGGTAGGGGACGACCAGGGTAAACTCCGGAATGTCGACGGCAAACTCCCGGCCATCCACGAGGCGCTCCATCTGGTAGGAGCCGCGCATCTTGCCCAGGCCCGACTTCAGGTTACAGCCCGACACGTACTGGTGCGAGTCGCCGGGCTCCAGCACGGGCTGCTGACCGACCACGCCTTCACCTTCCACTTCGCGCACTACGCCGTTGGCATCGTAGATGTACCAATGCCGGCGGAGTAGCTTTACGGTGTATTCGCTGCCGTTGAGAATATCAATCTTGTAGGCAAACACGTAATGCTCCTGGGCCGGGCTGGAATAGTCAGGCAAATAATTGGTCGTAACGCTAACGGTAACGCCCTGCGTAGTCGTCGTATTCATGGCTCCTGTGCGGTTCTGTGAAGGACTAACAACCGTGTCCGGAATTTGGTTTATCTACGCAGCGGCGGCCCCGAAGGACTGACCACACCGCAAAAAAACTTTCCCCTTATGTCCGTAAAGATAGAAGAAAGCTGGCGCAAGGTACTCGCCGCCGAGTTCGAAAAACCATATTTTCAGCATCTCATTACGTTTGTCCGCGGCGAATACGCCACGACCACCGTTTACCCGCCCGGCCCCGCCATTTTCCACGCTTTCGACGCCTGCCCGTTCGACCAGGTTAAGGTCGTGATTCTGGGCCAGGACCCCTACCACGGCAAGGGCCAGGCCAACGGGTTGTCCTTCTCCGTGGCCGACGGCGTACGCACGCCGCCCTCCCTGCAAAACATCTTCAAGGAGCTGCAGGATGATATTCCGACCTCGAGCCCGCCCGCCAACGGCAACCTGGACCGCTGGGCCCAGCAGGGCGTGCTGCTGCTCAACGCCACGCTCACCGTGCGGGCCAAGGAGCCCGGCTCCCACCAGAAAAAAGGCTGGGAGCAGTTCACCGACGCCGTCATTCAGCGCATCTCCGACGAAAAGGAGCACGTGGTCTTTATTCTCTGGGGTGCCTACGCCCAAAAGAAAGGCGAGGTCATCGACGAGAAAAAGCACCTGGTTATTCGCTCGGCCCACCCCTCGCCCTACGCCGCCGACCGGGGCTTCTTCGGTTCCCGGCCTTTCAGCAAAACCAACGCCTACCTCCAGCAGCACGGTGAAAAGCCCATCGAGTGGTAGCTGCCTATTCTGGATAAGCCATGCCTTCCTCCGCCATTCCGCTGCTGTCCGGCCAGGTATACCACCAGCTCTACTTTCAGGGGGAAGGCCGCTCATTGAACCCGCTACCGAGTGGAAGCAGTACCATCGAGCACTTCGAGATTCATCGGCGCGACGACTTCCGCTACAAGTGCAAGGATACCATTGCGGCCAACCGCATTGATTTCTACCTGGTGTTCATCGTCACCGGTGGGGAAGGCGTGCACACGTTTGGGGCAGAGGAGCACTACGTGCGCGAAAATATGCTGTGCTTTATCGGTCCCCATACCATTACCAGCTGGCAAACCACCGTGCCCGACCACCAGGGCTACTTCTGCGCTTTCTCGGAGGACTTCTTCAACGTGGACCGCACCGACAAAAGCCTGCTGCGCAGCCTGCCGTTTTTCCGGGTGGCGGGCGGGGCCAGCGTGCTGCCGCTGCGGCCCGAACAAACGCGCTACTTTCTGGAGCTGATGCAGCACATGGAAGCCGATTATCTGGCCCATTCGCCCGCCCGGGCCCCGCTGTTGCGCACTCAGCTACAGCTGCTGCTGCAACGGGCCTACGCCCTGTACCGCGAAACCAACCCCCAGGCCGAGCAAATGCACTCGGCCGGCGTGCAGCTCACCAACGCTTTCCTGGCGTTGCTCGATGCCGACATGGCCGGCCTGCGCCGGGGCCGGCCGTTGCGCCAGACCACCGTGCGCGAGTATGCCGAGCGCCTGCACGTGAGCCAGAACCACCTCAACGACGTGGTGCGGGCCCACACGGGCCGCTCGGCCGGCACGGTGCTCCACGACCTGCTGGCCAAAACGGCGGCTATGTATCTGGTCAGCTCGGCGCTGCCCGTGGGCGAGGTGGCCCGGCTGCTGGGTTTTGCCAGCGCGGCCTACTTTACGCGCTTCTACCGGCGCCACACCGGCCAGACGCCTTCCCAAACCCGGCGCGGCGGCCCGAAAACCGTGGAAAGTGCAACTACTTCCGTAGAAACGGCCGCGCACTAAAGGGCGGGTTCGTGGTTGTATGGATGGCTGCCGCAAGCCGCGGCCCATCCTTCACTTTACGCTACCCGTCATGGATCTGCAGCTCACCAACAAAACCGTTCTGATTACCGCCTCTACCGGCGGCATTGGCCTGGAAATGGCCCGCGCCTTTGCCCGCGAAGGGGCCCGCGTTATCGTCAATGGCCGCACTGAGGCCAGCGTGGCGCAGGCCATAGCCCAGCTGCAGCAGGAAATGCCCGAGGCCGCGCTGCTGCCGCTGGCCGCCGACAATGGCACTCTGGAAGGCACCGCCCGCACCACCGAGCTGTACCCCGAAGTCGACGTGCTGGTCAATAACCTGGGCATCTACGAGGCGACGGAGTTTTTCGACACCACCGACGCGGCCTGGCAGCAGCTGTTTGAGGTCAACATTATGAGCGGGGTGCGCCTGAGCCGGCACTATCTGCGCGGCATGCTGGCCCGCGGCACCGGGCGGGTGCTGTTTATCAGCAGCGAGTCGGCGCTGAACCCGGCCCCGGAAATGGCCCACTATAGCGCTACCAAGATGATGCAGCTTTCAATTTCGCGCAGCCTGGCCGAAATGACGAAGGGCACGGGCGTCACGGTAAATTCCCTGCTGCCGGGCTCGACCCACACGCCGGGCGTGGAGGAGTTTATCAAGCAGGTGTTTCCCGACGAGGCCGACTACCCGGCCGCTGAGCGGCGCTTCATGGCCGAAAACCGGCCCACGTCCCTCATCGGCCGCCTGATTCAGCCCCGGGAAATTGCCGACTTTGCCGTGTTTGTGGCCAGCCCGCTGGCCGGGGCCATCAACGGCGCCAGCCTGCGCGTCGACGGCGGGCTGGTGCGCAGCGCCGTCTGAGCCATCCGCAACCGGCCACGTGGGTTAAACGACAACGCCCAGACTCCGTGCGGGGTCTGGGCGTTGTCGTTTGCCGGAAGGCAGCCAGCTTAGTCGATGAAGTTGAACAGGCGGCTCCAGCGGATCTTGTGGAAGAAGTCGGCGTAGGGGTCGACCGACATCCAGATCAGCACGGCCTTGCCCACGACGTGGTCGGCGGGCACGAAGCCCCAGTAGCGCGAGTCCAGGGAGTCGTGGCGGTTGTCGCCCATCATAAAGTAGTAGTCCTGCTTGAACGTGTAGCTGGTCAGGGGCTTGCCGTTTTGCAGCAGCACGCCGTTTTGCATCGTCACGCCCTCATTGTGCTCGTAGCGCATGATGATTTTCTGGTAGATGGGCGTGTTTTCGGGCGTAATCTGCACCGTCTGGCCTTCCTTGGGCAGCTGCAACGGGCCGTAGTTGTCCTTGTTCCAGTTTTTGGCAATGCCGGTGATGGAAGGCGTGCTATGCGGGTAGTCGGGGTTGTTGGGGAAGACGTCGGCTTCGCCCTGGCCGGCGGGAGCTTTGTCCTGCACGACGCCTTTGATAAAGGACTGCTGCTTGAAATAGTCGGCGGTTTGGGGCGTGGCATCCACGATGTAGGCCGGGCCCATTTCGCCCAGCATCTGGGGCTGGGGCACGCCGGTGGGGTTGTTGAAATCCGAAATGCCCTGGTCCTGGAACACCTTGGCGCGCACCGGCTCGTTCACCTGCAGGAAGTAGCGGTTCTGGCTCTGGGGCGGGTTGGCGGCGGGTTTGCCGTTCACGTACACCTGCGTGTCCTTTATTTCCAGCACGTCGCCGGCCACGGCCACGCAGCGCTTGATGTAGTTGGTGCGCAGGTCGGCGGGGTGCTGGCTTTCGAAGGGCACGTTGAACACCACCACGTCGTTGCGCTTCACTTCCGAGAAGCCGGGCAGGCGGTAGGAGGGCAGCTGAATGGCGTCGGAGTAGCTTTTCAGGCTGGAGCCCCACAGCGTCTGGTGCGTCAGGGGTACTTGCAGGGGCGTCTGGGGCGTGCGGGGGCCGTAGTGCAGCTTGCTCACAAACAGGTAGTCGCCCACCAGCAGGGAGTGCTCCATCGAGGGCGTCGGGATGGTGTAGGCTTCGAACGTGGCCCAGCGAATCAGCGTGGCGGCCACGACGGCAAACAGGATGGCATCACCCCACTCCCGGAAAAAGCCCTTGGGCTTCTTGACGGGAGTCGTAGAAGGGTTAGCGGCGGCGGTATTGGCAGCGGCGAGGCGCTCTTCCCAGGATTGAACGGCCATAAGTCGGCAAGAATGAAGGCAAAGGGCAACCCGTGCGGGCTGCCGTTGAAGGCGGTAATATCCGAATAATTACGCGGGAACGATATAGTTTTCCAACGTCGGGCGGCCCGGGCGTATTACAATCCGAGCAGATCTTTCATTCCAAATACGCCCCGGTGGCTGGGCAGCCACTCGGCCGCCAGCAGGGCGCCCAGCACGAACCCGTCGCGGGAGTGGGCCTCGTGCTTGAGCTCAATCTGGTCGACGGCCGAGGAGTAGGTCACGATGTGGGTACCGACGACCTGGCCCGTGCGCTCGGAAAGGATAGCTAGCTCGTTGGCTTCCGTCGTGGGCTCGTTGCGCCAGGTGGTCTTGCCGGGGAAGTTGCGCAGAATGCCTTCCGCCGCCGTCAGGGCCGTGCCGCTGGGCTGGTCGACCTTCTGGGTATGGTGAATTTCGCGCACCTGCACGTCGTAGCCGCCGAACTGGTGCATTTTGGCAGCGATGTACTCGTTGAAGTGAAAGAAGAGGTTCACGCCCACGCTGTAGTTGGAGGCGTAGAACAGGGCCCCGTTTTTTTGCTGGCACAGGGCCTGGGCCTCGGCAAAGTGGTGGAGCCAGCCCGTGGAGCCGCACACCACCGGAATGCCCTGTTGCAGGCAGGCCATGACGTTGGCGAAAGCCGCGTCGGGGTGGGTAAATTCAATGGCCGCGTCCACGGTGGTGGAGTCGAAGTCGGCAATGCGGACTTCGGGGCGGGAGGGGTCGACGATACCCGCAATCTGGTGGCCTCGGGCCACCGCTTGGGCTTCGATGGCCTGGCCCATTTTGCCGTAGCCAATCAGGAGCAGCTTCATTCAGTAGGGCGCCTGGGGCGCGAATTATTCAGGGTAAGAGTAAACGTGAGGCCCGGCGTAAGAGCCGCCGTGGGCACCCACAGCAGGGAGGGCTGCCAGTGCAGGCCCAGGTCGTCGCTGATGTCGAAGTCCTTGAGGTGGGCATCGACCACCGCGTCCAGAATGGTGAGGGTGTAGGCCAGGGCGGCGTAGGCAATGAAGGCGTCGCGCTGCGTGCGGTACGCCGTAAGGCCCCGGTAGGCGTAGGCGCTGTCCCGTATCTGCGCGGCGTTTGGCCCCGATGGTAGTCGGCCGGCGCGAAAGTCGTAGTAGGCAGTGCGGTACTCTTTGTAGAGCTTCTGGTAGAAAATCTCGCCGTAGAGTGTGCCGCCAATGGCGCCGTACACCAAGGGTAGCTTCCAGTACTTGCGGTTGTAGATCTGGCCGGCGCCGGGCAGGATGGCCGCCAGAATCCCGGCTTTCTTGGGCCGGGTCATCGTGAAGCCGAACAGCTTTTCGGTGCGCCGGGACGCCTGCGTGACGGCCGGGGTGCTGACTACCGCAGAATCGGGGCCGGCCGTGACGGTTTGGGCCTGGGCCGGTTCTGCCAGCGGCAGGAGCAGGGCCAGCAGCGCCAGGGCAGCCAGTCGATTCGGAGGCGTAGTCATAACGAAGGTTAGGCCGGTTGCAGAATGTGCAGAATACGCTGCATGTCTTCTACCGAGTCGAACGCAATTTTGATTTCGCCATTGCCCTGCGGCCCTGGCTTTACCAACACTTTGCTGCCAAACCGGTCGGAGAGGAACCGCTCGGTGCGGCGCAGCTCGGCCACCGGAATGTGGATCTGGGTGTCTTGCACGGCCTGGGCCGAGGGGGCGTCGGCTTTGCGCGGGGCCACCAGGCCGGCGCGCACCAGCTGCTCCACCTTGCGCACCGACAGCTCCTCGGCCACGATGCGGTGAAACAAGGCCAGCTGCTGCTCGGCGTCGTCGATGTTAATCAGGGCGCGGGCGTGGCCCATGCTGATGACCGTGTCGCGCAGGCCGATCTGAATGTCGGGCGGCAGCTTGAGCAGGCGCAGGTAGTTGGTCACGGTCGAGCGGTTTTTGCCCACCCGGTCGCCCAGCTCTTCCTGCTTCAGGTTACACTCGCTCACCAGCCGCTGATAGCTCAGGGCAATTTCAATGGCGTTGAGGTTTTCGCGCTGAATGTTCTCGATCAGGGCCATTTCCAGCATCTGCTGGTCGTCGGCCTTGCGGATGTAGGCCGGAATCGAGTCGAGGCCGGCCAGCTTGGAGGCTTGCAGGCGCCGCTCGCCCGAAATGAGCTGGTAGGCGTTGGTGCCGGTCTGGCGCACCGTGACGGGCTGGATGATGCCCTGAATCTTGATGGACTCGGCCAGCTCCTGCAGGGCTTCCTGGTCGAAGTGGGTGCGGGGCTGGTAGGGGTTGGCCTCAATCTGCCCGACGGGGATGAAGCCGACGGAGTTCATGGGGTGGGGCACCAGGCCGACCCGGTCGCTTTTCTTCTCGTAGCTGCCTTCGATCAGGGCGTTCAGGCCGCGGCCGAGGCCACCGATTTTGCGTTTGGCTGCTGCGGGAGCGGCCGCCGAAGCATTTTTCTCTTCGTTCTTCTCTGACATACCTACATTCCGTTTCCACCCAGTGCCAGGGGAAAGCAGGAGTCAAAAATACACAAAGCCGGGGGAAGCCGGGGAAAAAATGTTCCACGGGCCCGAAATAATCGTGGAACATTGGCTTGGTCGGTTGGCTTTCAGGGATTTGTCGTGGTAACCGTCCCTTGCCGCCGCAAGCCACTGCGCAACGGTGGCAACGGCCCGTGACCAGGTGTCAATGAGTTGTGACGAGGTGTCAATGGCCTCTTACGAGGCGTCAACGAGCTGTGACGAGGTGTCAATGGCCTGTGAAGGTGTGTCAACGAGCCGTGACGAGGCGTCAATGGCCTGTGAAGGTGTGTCAACGAGCCGTGACGGGGTGTCAATGGCCTGTGACCAGGTGGCAATGGCCTGTGACGGGGCGTCAATAGCCTCTTACCAGGTGTCAACGAGCTGTGACGGAGCGTTGATGGCTATTCATTATCAGGTGCGGGGGATTCGTAGCGGCGCTGCTCAGGAGAAAATACTCGCCGGCGCGGACGCCTCGCGAAGTGGCACTTCGCGGTACTGACGCCCGAGCGAGGCCGGTCTTTCGGCCTTACTTGTCCGTAGCCTGAGCGGCAGTTGGCTGATTTTCGAGGCTGAAATTCTCGAAGGCCACGGTAGCCGAGGCCGGGCCTTTGGCCAGGATGCCGGCCCGCACGCCCCGGTCCCAGGGCGGCAGGTAAGCGCCGTTGATGGGGGCGGTGAGGCCGGGCAGGTGTTGCCAGGTGCGGCCGTTGTCCGGGCTCCAGGAGAAGCGGAATAGGCTGCCATTCTGGGCTTGCAGGCGCAGGGTGAGAGCGGCGGCGGCGGGCAATTTTACTTCGCCGAGGGTTTTTTGCCTGCCCTTTTCGAGTTGCCAGAGCTGGAGCTTGCCGTTGCCGACGGTCAGGGCCAGGGTGTTTTCCGGGTCGCCGTGGGCGGCAATGCCGGCTATAGTGCCGGCGGGCAGCTTGGCGGGGCTGAGCAGGGTGGTGGTGGCGGTGTAGTCGGCGGTGGTGGTGTGCTGGCCCAGCACGGCCCCGCTGTGCTGCGGCTGGGCCGTGAGCAGCAGCTTGCCACCCCGGAGCGCCACGGTGGGCCGCTCCTGCACCGGCCACTGCCAGGAGGGCAGCAGGGTGGGCTGGTCGAACTCGTCGGTGAGGTTGCGGGGCGCTACGTTGGCTTGCCGGGGAGGCACCGGGTTACTGTTTTTGAAAGCGGGCCAGCCGTCGGGCGTCCAGCTAAACTCGCTGATGACGCCCTGCCGGCCCACAAACTCGAAGCTGCGCGTGTCGTAGGCGTGGTGCAGCATGTACCAGCGCTGGCCGCGGGTGAAGACGGTGCCGTGGCCGGGGCAGGCCCACTGCTCGTTTTTGGTCAGGATGGGGTTCTGCTCGTACTTCTCCCAGGGGCCGAGCAGGCTTTTGGAACGGGCCACCCCGATGCCGTAGGTGCAGCCGTGGCCGCAGCAGCCGTTGCCGGCATAAAAGGCGTAGAAATACGCGTCGCGCTTCACCATGCAGACGCCCTCCACCAGGTTGCCTTCCCAGGGAGCAGTGTTGCGAAACAGCTCTTTTTTCTCGCCCACCAAGGCCGTATGCTCCTCGTTCAGGCGCTGAGCCCAGATGGGCGTGGGCTGCTGCACGCTGTTGCCGTCCTCCTTCCAGATCAGGTAGAGCTGCCCGTTTTCGTCGCGCATCGGAAACCCGTCGATGGAGCCGTCGGGCTGGGCCACCAGCGGGCCGTGGTCGGTGTAGGGGCCCTCGGGCCGGTCGGCGCTGGCAATGCCCACGGCCAGGTTGCCGTCCTTTTGGTGGGCCGTATAATAGATGTAGGTCTTGTTGCCTTCCTGGCTGATTTCCGGGGCCCAGAAGTAGTAGTCGGCCCAGGTCGGCAGCTCCTGGGGAAACACGTGGCCCACCAGCTGCCAGTCGGTCAGGTTCGTGGAGTGCAGCAGCGGAAACGCCGGCCCCCAGTTCGACGACGTGGCCGTGGCCCAGTACGTGTCGCCGACCTTGGTAATGGACGGGTCGGGAAAGTCGCCCGGCAGCACCGGATTGACGACGGACAGCGCCGGCAGCTCGGCTCCGGCCCCGGTTTGGGCGGTAGCCGCCGGGGGCGTGCCGCCGCTGGTAGTGGCCCGCTGGCAGGCACCGAGCAGCAGGCTCAGGGCCAGCAGCAGGGCGGGCGAAGTCTTGGGAAGGTAAAGCATGAACGGAAGGAGCAGTCAGGTAAAAGAGCGGGAGAGCAGAAAAGCCGGGGCCTATTCCCCGGCCGGCTTGGGCAGGGCGGTGCCCGTGGCGACGGGCGGGCCGAAGTTGGGCGTGCCGTCGGCGTTCCAGGTGAATTTCTGCATGCGCGGGCTCCGGTTGTCGCCGCAGCCCTGGCCGGGTTGGGGGTTGGCGTGGTAGAGAATCCAGTCCTCGGTGCCGTCCTTGCTTTGGAAAAAGCTGTTGTGGCCGGGTCCGAAGGCCCGCCCCGCCGGATTTTTTACGAAAACCGGCGTCGCCGTTTTCGTCCAGGCAGTGGGCTTCAGCGGGTCGGCGGTGGCGGCGGCCGTGAGCATACCCAGGGCGTAGTCGTCGGTGCTGCAGTGGCTGGCCGAGTAGATGATGAAGGTTTTGTCGGCGTGCCGGAGCACTTCCGGGCCTTCGTTCACGGCCGGGCTGCCGATCTGCTCCCAGCTGTACTCGGGGTGGGAAAGCTCGACGCGGGGAGCAACCAGGGTCCAGGGGTTGCTCATTTCGGCAATGTAGAGGCGCTGCACCGGGCTGCTGGCCACCTCGTGCCCCGACCAGAGCAGGTAGCGTTTGCCGTTCTGCTCCAGCACCGTGCCGTCGATGGCCCACAGGTCCTGGCCGGGCACGGCAATGCGGCCTTTATCGACCCAGGTGCCGGTGGTGGGGTCGGCGCTGGCGTTTTCCAGCACGTTGATGCGGTGCCCGTCGCAGCAGAGCGGGTCGGCCGAGTAGTAGATGTACCACTTGCCGTCGAAGAAGTGCAGCTCCGGGGCCCAGATGTCGCGCTGGTTGGGGCCCGGCGTCCAGACTACGGTGCTGACGGCCGAGCCCAGCTCCGACATCTTCGCCGTTTTGCGAATCACCAGGTTGTTGCCCGTCGTGTGCATGTAGTAGTACACGTCGCCGCGGCGGATAACCCAGGGGTCGGGCCCGGCCGGGAGCAGCGGGTTGGTGAAGGTGGTCGTCGTGGAGGGCGGCGTGACGGGCGCCACGGAAACGGCGGCCTTCTGGCAGGCCAGCGTGAGGGCCAGCAAAGTCAGAGGAAGCAGACGGCGGAAAAAGGTGGGCATACGGGTGGAGGTGAGAAGGGAAAAAATCAGGAGGGCGGCCAGCGCTCCTGCGTGAAACGGGGTGGCGGCCGCGCGGCCTTAGTGCAAGACAGCAAACGAAAGGGCCGCTCCGGCGCGGGGCCGGGGCGGCTCTTTCGTTTGCTTCGTCAGCACGGGGCTACCACTGCGGGTTCTGCTGGAGGCGGTTCAGGTCGACTTCGCTTTGCAGCAGCGGCAGCAGGCGCGACTTGCCGACCACGAAGTTGCCGAAGTCCGGGTCGCGGGCCTTGAGCAGGTTCACGGAGGCCGCATCGGCGAGCAGGCCCCAGCGTTGCAGATCAAACCAGCGCACCCCTTCGCCCGTGAGCTCCGTCACCCGCTCGTGCATCAGCTGGGTGCGCAGCGCTTCCTTGGTCAGAGTAGTGGGCAAGGGCGCCAGGCCGGCCCGCTGCCGCACCTGGTTAACCAGCGGAATGGCCGCGCCGGGGTTGCCCTGCTCGTTGATGGCCTCGGCCTGTAGCAGCAGCACGTCGGCGTAGCGCATCACCCGCTGGTTGATGGGCGAGTCGAAATCCTCGAACGCGCGGTAGTAGTCGGTCTGGTACTTGCGCCAGTACACGCGGGAGCGGTTGCGGGCGTCTTTGCCGTAGCGGGTCAGAAAGCCTACGCCGTACACAAGGGTATCAGCATCGGATGGCAGGGCCGAGGGAAACTGGGTTTGGTCGCGGCGGTTGTAGAACACGGTAGCGGCCAGGCGCGGGTCGCGCTGCCCGGTGGCCGTGGGCTCCTGCAAAAACTCGCGCACCACCCAGGGCCTCACCTCGCCGTCGTTGAAGCCGAAGCCGGGCACGCCCCAGAACTGGGAGCGTTGCCCGCCCTGCGAGGAGGTGGCGTCGGGGCCGCCGCCGGCGTCGTTGCCCCCTTTTTTCTCGTCGGAGAACTGCACCTCGAAAATGGATTCCTGGTTGTTTTCCGTCGTGTGGCGGAAGTTGTCGGTGTAGTTAGCCACCAGCCGGTACGTGCCCGAGCTGATTACCTGCGCGAACTGAACCTGGGCCTCGGCCCAGCGCTTGTTTTGCATGTAGGCCTTGCCCAGCAGGGTCGTGGCCGCGCCCTTGGTGGCCCGGCCCACGTCGGTGCCGGTGTAGGTAGCCGGCAAATCGGCCTGGGCGACCTGCAAATCGGCAATTACCTGGGCCCACACCTGGGCTTCGTTGCCCTGCGCGGGCACGGTGTTCAGGTCGGTCGGCACGCCCAGGGCCAGGGGCACGTTGCCGTAGAGCGACACCAGGTTATAGTAGCTCAGCGCGCGCAGA
This window contains:
- a CDS encoding family 43 glycosylhydrolase, yielding MLYLPKTSPALLLALSLLLGACQRATTSGGTPPAATAQTGAGAELPALSVVNPVLPGDFPDPSITKVGDTYWATATSSNWGPAFPLLHSTNLTDWQLVGHVFPQELPTWADYYFWAPEISQEGNKTYIYYTAHQKDGNLAVGIASADRPEGPYTDHGPLVAQPDGSIDGFPMRDENGQLYLIWKEDGNSVQQPTPIWAQRLNEEHTALVGEKKELFRNTAPWEGNLVEGVCMVKRDAYFYAFYAGNGCCGHGCTYGIGVARSKSLLGPWEKYEQNPILTKNEQWACPGHGTVFTRGQRWYMLHHAYDTRSFEFVGRQGVISEFSWTPDGWPAFKNSNPVPPRQANVAPRNLTDEFDQPTLLPSWQWPVQERPTVALRGGKLLLTAQPQHSGAVLGQHTTTADYTATTTLLSPAKLPAGTIAGIAAHGDPENTLALTVGNGKLQLWQLEKGRQKTLGEVKLPAAAALTLRLQAQNGSLFRFSWSPDNGRTWQHLPGLTAPINGAYLPPWDRGVRAGILAKGPASATVAFENFSLENQPTAAQATDK
- a CDS encoding ParB/RepB/Spo0J family partition protein, producing the protein MSEKNEEKNASAAAPAAAKRKIGGLGRGLNALIEGSYEKKSDRVGLVPHPMNSVGFIPVGQIEANPYQPRTHFDQEALQELAESIKIQGIIQPVTVRQTGTNAYQLISGERRLQASKLAGLDSIPAYIRKADDQQMLEMALIENIQRENLNAIEIALSYQRLVSECNLKQEELGDRVGKNRSTVTNYLRLLKLPPDIQIGLRDTVISMGHARALINIDDAEQQLALFHRIVAEELSVRKVEQLVRAGLVAPRKADAPSAQAVQDTQIHIPVAELRRTERFLSDRFGSKVLVKPGPQGNGEIKIAFDSVEDMQRILHILQPA
- a CDS encoding SDR family NAD(P)-dependent oxidoreductase, encoding MDLQLTNKTVLITASTGGIGLEMARAFAREGARVIVNGRTEASVAQAIAQLQQEMPEAALLPLAADNGTLEGTARTTELYPEVDVLVNNLGIYEATEFFDTTDAAWQQLFEVNIMSGVRLSRHYLRGMLARGTGRVLFISSESALNPAPEMAHYSATKMMQLSISRSLAEMTKGTGVTVNSLLPGSTHTPGVEEFIKQVFPDEADYPAAERRFMAENRPTSLIGRLIQPREIADFAVFVASPLAGAINGASLRVDGGLVRSAV
- a CDS encoding DUF5683 domain-containing protein; its protein translation is MTTPPNRLAALALLALLLPLAEPAQAQTVTAGPDSAVVSTPAVTQASRRTEKLFGFTMTRPKKAGILAAILPGAGQIYNRKYWKLPLVYGAIGGTLYGEIFYQKLYKEYRTAYYDFRAGRLPSGPNAAQIRDSAYAYRGLTAYRTQRDAFIAYAALAYTLTILDAVVDAHLKDFDISDDLGLHWQPSLLWVPTAALTPGLTFTLTLNNSRPRRPTE
- a CDS encoding RagB/SusD family nutrient uptake outer membrane protein, coding for MKSMFLTRLVLAGLLLLGATACEKDLLDQANPNLPTVETSWKTSDDAVKAATACYAGLQGLGMYRRWLNFAFDLRDDTGFSQSPWGELADFTRFLHPNYNFEVSNNIWRDHYRTIYRCNQVLDKVPGIQGMDPILQRRVLAEARFLRALSYYNLVSLYGNVPLALGVPTDLNTVPAQGNEAQVWAQVIADLQVAQADLPATYTGTDVGRATKGAATTLLGKAYMQNKRWAEAQVQFAQVISSGTYRLVANYTDNFRHTTENNQESIFEVQFSDEKKGGNDAGGGPDATSSQGGQRSQFWGVPGFGFNDGEVRPWVVREFLQEPTATGQRDPRLAATVFYNRRDQTQFPSALPSDADTLVYGVGFLTRYGKDARNRSRVYWRKYQTDYYRAFEDFDSPINQRVMRYADVLLLQAEAINEQGNPGAAIPLVNQVRQRAGLAPLPTTLTKEALRTQLMHERVTELTGEGVRWFDLQRWGLLADAASVNLLKARDPDFGNFVVGKSRLLPLLQSEVDLNRLQQNPQW
- a CDS encoding AraC family transcriptional regulator, coding for MPSSAIPLLSGQVYHQLYFQGEGRSLNPLPSGSSTIEHFEIHRRDDFRYKCKDTIAANRIDFYLVFIVTGGEGVHTFGAEEHYVRENMLCFIGPHTITSWQTTVPDHQGYFCAFSEDFFNVDRTDKSLLRSLPFFRVAGGASVLPLRPEQTRYFLELMQHMEADYLAHSPARAPLLRTQLQLLLQRAYALYRETNPQAEQMHSAGVQLTNAFLALLDADMAGLRRGRPLRQTTVREYAERLHVSQNHLNDVVRAHTGRSAGTVLHDLLAKTAAMYLVSSALPVGEVARLLGFASAAYFTRFYRRHTGQTPSQTRRGGPKTVESATTSVETAAH
- the apaG gene encoding Co2+/Mg2+ efflux protein ApaG: MNTTTTQGVTVSVTTNYLPDYSSPAQEHYVFAYKIDILNGSEYTVKLLRRHWYIYDANGVVREVEGEGVVGQQPVLEPGDSHQYVSGCNLKSGLGKMRGSYQMERLVDGREFAVDIPEFTLVVPYRLN
- the lepB gene encoding signal peptidase I, whose protein sequence is MAVQSWEERLAAANTAAANPSTTPVKKPKGFFREWGDAILFAVVAATLIRWATFEAYTIPTPSMEHSLLVGDYLFVSKLHYGPRTPQTPLQVPLTHQTLWGSSLKSYSDAIQLPSYRLPGFSEVKRNDVVVFNVPFESQHPADLRTNYIKRCVAVAGDVLEIKDTQVYVNGKPAANPPQSQNRYFLQVNEPVRAKVFQDQGISDFNNPTGVPQPQMLGEMGPAYIVDATPQTADYFKQQSFIKGVVQDKAPAGQGEADVFPNNPDYPHSTPSITGIAKNWNKDNYGPLQLPKEGQTVQITPENTPIYQKIIMRYEHNEGVTMQNGVLLQNGKPLTSYTFKQDYYFMMGDNRHDSLDSRYWGFVPADHVVGKAVLIWMSVDPYADFFHKIRWSRLFNFID
- a CDS encoding uracil-DNA glycosylase, with protein sequence MSVKIEESWRKVLAAEFEKPYFQHLITFVRGEYATTTVYPPGPAIFHAFDACPFDQVKVVILGQDPYHGKGQANGLSFSVADGVRTPPSLQNIFKELQDDIPTSSPPANGNLDRWAQQGVLLLNATLTVRAKEPGSHQKKGWEQFTDAVIQRISDEKEHVVFILWGAYAQKKGEVIDEKKHLVIRSAHPSPYAADRGFFGSRPFSKTNAYLQQHGEKPIEW
- a CDS encoding glycoside hydrolase family 43 protein yields the protein MPTFFRRLLPLTLLALTLACQKAAVSVAPVTPPSTTTTFTNPLLPAGPDPWVIRRGDVYYYMHTTGNNLVIRKTAKMSELGSAVSTVVWTPGPNQRDIWAPELHFFDGKWYIYYSADPLCCDGHRINVLENASADPTTGTWVDKGRIAVPGQDLWAIDGTVLEQNGKRYLLWSGHEVASSPVQRLYIAEMSNPWTLVAPRVELSHPEYSWEQIGSPAVNEGPEVLRHADKTFIIYSASHCSTDDYALGMLTAAATADPLKPTAWTKTATPVFVKNPAGRAFGPGHNSFFQSKDGTEDWILYHANPQPGQGCGDNRSPRMQKFTWNADGTPNFGPPVATGTALPKPAGE
- the dapB gene encoding 4-hydroxy-tetrahydrodipicolinate reductase: MKLLLIGYGKMGQAIEAQAVARGHQIAGIVDPSRPEVRIADFDSTTVDAAIEFTHPDAAFANVMACLQQGIPVVCGSTGWLHHFAEAQALCQQKNGALFYASNYSVGVNLFFHFNEYIAAKMHQFGGYDVQVREIHHTQKVDQPSGTALTAAEGILRNFPGKTTWRNEPTTEANELAILSERTGQVVGTHIVTYSSAVDQIELKHEAHSRDGFVLGALLAAEWLPSHRGVFGMKDLLGL